Proteins encoded together in one Pseudomonas sp. TCU-HL1 window:
- a CDS encoding GFA family protein, translating to MDRFTGGCLCGDVRIVASGLPYRVGLCHCLDCRKHHGALFHASAVFPQEAVTIDGETRDYAGRFFCPRCGSSVFARTADEIEVNLGSLDAPDQLMPTYESWIVRRESWLPPFPLKRRYERDRDATGRFEE from the coding sequence ATGGACCGGTTCACCGGCGGTTGCCTTTGCGGCGACGTCCGAATTGTGGCGTCGGGGCTCCCCTACCGGGTCGGCCTTTGTCACTGTCTCGACTGCCGCAAGCACCATGGGGCTCTTTTTCACGCTTCCGCGGTGTTCCCTCAGGAGGCGGTGACGATCGATGGCGAAACACGCGACTACGCCGGGCGGTTTTTCTGCCCCCGCTGCGGCTCGTCCGTTTTCGCGCGCACCGCAGATGAAATCGAAGTGAACCTGGGTTCCCTCGATGCCCCCGACCAACTGATGCCCACCTACGAAAGCTGGATCGTCCGTCGCGAGTCCTGGTTGCCACCGTTTCCGCTCAAGAGACGCTACGAGCGCGATCGTGATGCCACGGGTCGCTTTGAGGAGTAG
- a CDS encoding isocitrate lyase/PEP mutase family protein — protein sequence MQKACHHELRNAFRSLLASPACYHTASVFDPLSARIAADLGFEVGILGGSVASLQVLAAPDVALITLSEFAEQATRIGRVARLPVIADADHGYGNALNAMRTVIELERAGVAALTLEDTLLPAQFGRKSYDLISVEEGIGKLRAAQEVRDDKALAIIARTHAGVQPLADVIHRIHAYQGAGADGICLVGVKDFAHLEAISEDLRVPLMLVTYGNPELRDDSRLAELGVRIVVDGHAAYFAAIKATYDSLREQRGISAGNGLNASELVTRYTCPDDYIAWAREYMNVKE from the coding sequence ATGCAAAAAGCCTGTCACCATGAGCTGCGCAATGCCTTCCGTTCCCTGCTTGCCAGCCCTGCCTGTTACCACACCGCCTCGGTGTTCGATCCCTTGTCGGCACGAATCGCCGCCGACCTCGGCTTCGAGGTCGGCATCCTTGGCGGCTCGGTCGCCTCCTTGCAAGTGCTCGCCGCCCCGGACGTCGCCCTGATCACCCTCAGCGAGTTCGCCGAGCAGGCCACCCGCATCGGCCGGGTAGCCCGCCTGCCGGTGATCGCCGACGCCGACCATGGCTATGGCAACGCCCTCAATGCCATGCGCACGGTGATCGAACTGGAGCGTGCCGGCGTCGCCGCGCTGACCTTGGAGGACACCCTGTTGCCGGCGCAGTTCGGCCGCAAGTCCTACGACCTGATCAGCGTCGAGGAGGGCATCGGCAAGCTGCGCGCGGCCCAGGAGGTGCGCGACGACAAGGCCCTGGCGATCATCGCCCGCACCCACGCCGGCGTGCAGCCACTCGCCGACGTCATCCACCGCATCCATGCCTACCAGGGTGCCGGTGCCGATGGCATCTGCCTGGTCGGCGTGAAGGACTTCGCCCATCTCGAAGCCATCTCCGAAGACCTGCGCGTGCCGCTGATGCTGGTCACCTACGGCAACCCGGAACTGCGCGACGACAGCCGCCTGGCCGAATTGGGCGTACGCATCGTGGTGGACGGCCACGCCGCCTACTTCGCGGCAATCAAAGCCACCTACGACAGCCTGCGCGAACAGCGTGGCATCTCAGCCGGCAACGGCCTCAATGCCTCGGAACTGGTAACCCGGTACACCTGCCCTGACGACTACATCGCCTGGGCGCGGGAATACATGAACGTGAAGGAATGA
- the ttdB gene encoding L(+)-tartrate dehydratase subunit beta: MKKVLSTPIKDEDLAALNVGDVVYLTGQLVTCRDVAHRRLIELKRELPVDLRGGAIFHAGPIVRKKDDGSFEMVSIGPTTSMRMEKFEKQFIEETGVKMIIGKGGMGPETTAGCLENKAVHAVFPGGCAVLAATKVEEIERAEWQDLGMPETLWVNRVREFGPLIISIDTKGNNLFEQNKARFNERKGSVIEKINSQVRFIK, encoded by the coding sequence GTGAAAAAGGTTCTCTCTACCCCGATCAAGGACGAAGACCTCGCGGCCCTCAACGTTGGCGACGTGGTCTACCTGACCGGCCAGCTGGTGACCTGCCGCGACGTGGCTCACCGCCGGCTGATCGAGCTGAAGCGCGAACTGCCGGTCGACCTGCGTGGCGGGGCGATCTTCCACGCCGGTCCCATCGTGCGCAAAAAGGACGACGGCAGCTTCGAGATGGTGTCCATCGGGCCGACCACCAGCATGCGGATGGAGAAGTTCGAGAAGCAGTTCATCGAGGAAACCGGCGTCAAGATGATCATCGGCAAGGGCGGCATGGGCCCGGAAACCACCGCCGGCTGCCTGGAGAACAAGGCCGTGCATGCGGTGTTCCCCGGCGGCTGTGCGGTACTCGCCGCAACCAAGGTGGAAGAGATCGAACGTGCCGAGTGGCAGGACCTGGGCATGCCGGAAACCCTGTGGGTGAACCGCGTCCGCGAGTTCGGCCCTCTGATCATCTCCATCGACACCAAGGGCAACAACCTGTTCGAGCAGAACAAGGCGCGCTTCAACGAACGCAAGGGTTCGGTCATCGAGAAGATCAACAGCCAGGTGCGCTTCATCAAGTGA
- the ttdA gene encoding L(+)-tartrate dehydratase subunit alpha yields MDNESAVQSLTDVMAKFTAYIGKRLPKDVKEKTAKLRAAETNPLAIAIYDSMAENQDYADKLDRPSCQDTGVIQYFIAAGARFPLLGELEGILQNATLEATKKGPLRHNAVETFDEKNTGTNTGSKIPWLDWEIIPDADYALIDVYMAGGGCTLPGSAKVLMPGQGYEGVTEFVFDVITSRGVNACPPLLVGVGVSTSVETAARLSKRAILRPVDSCHPNENAAMMEKLLEEGLNEIGIGPQGLTGNSSVMGVNIESSARHPSTIGVAVSTGCWAHRRGKIRINADLSYDILSHEGVVL; encoded by the coding sequence GTGGATAACGAATCAGCCGTTCAATCGCTTACCGACGTGATGGCCAAGTTCACCGCCTATATCGGCAAGCGCCTGCCGAAGGACGTGAAGGAAAAGACCGCGAAGTTGCGCGCCGCGGAAACCAATCCGCTGGCCATTGCCATCTACGACTCGATGGCCGAGAACCAGGACTACGCGGACAAGCTGGACCGCCCGAGCTGCCAGGACACCGGGGTCATCCAGTACTTCATCGCCGCTGGCGCCCGGTTCCCGCTGCTGGGCGAGCTCGAAGGCATCCTGCAGAACGCGACCCTGGAAGCGACCAAAAAGGGACCGCTGCGCCACAACGCCGTGGAGACCTTCGATGAGAAGAACACCGGTACAAACACTGGCTCGAAGATCCCGTGGCTGGACTGGGAAATCATTCCCGACGCCGACTACGCGCTGATCGACGTCTACATGGCCGGCGGCGGCTGCACCCTGCCGGGTTCGGCCAAGGTGCTGATGCCCGGCCAGGGCTACGAAGGGGTGACCGAGTTCGTCTTCGACGTTATCACCTCGCGCGGTGTGAACGCTTGCCCGCCGCTGCTGGTTGGCGTCGGCGTTTCCACCTCGGTGGAAACCGCGGCGCGCCTGTCCAAGCGGGCGATCCTGCGCCCGGTGGACTCCTGCCACCCCAACGAGAATGCCGCGATGATGGAAAAGCTCCTTGAGGAGGGCCTCAACGAGATCGGCATCGGCCCGCAGGGCCTGACCGGCAACAGCAGCGTGATGGGCGTGAACATCGAATCCTCGGCGCGCCACCCCTCGACCATCGGCGTGGCCGTTTCCACCGGGTGCTGGGCCCACCGCCGCGGCAAGATCCGCATCAACGCCGACCTGTCCTACGACATCCTCTCCCACGAAGGAGTAGTACTGTGA
- a CDS encoding dicarboxylate/amino acid:cation symporter, with product MAKRFLGKLYVQVLIGVTIGILLGALWPQFGADLKPVGDAFIKLIKMVFAPIIFATVVLGIAKMENMKELGRVGMRSLIYFEILSTFALVLGLVVVNFAQPGQGMNVDPATLDIKSISTYTATAASGSGSFTDFLLHIIPASVTDAFARNEILQILLFSTLFGIALAHLGPRGKPVVDVLEAFSHGMFYIVGMVMRVAPLAACGAMAFTVGKYGLGSIVSLGKLMATMYLTCFLFVVIVLGFIARLSGFSLWKFLKYLKEELFTVLGTSSSESVVPQLMGKLENVGVSKPVVGLVIPSGLTFNPDGQCIYYTMAAIFIAQATNTPLTLTDQLIVLGVLLLTSKGSAGVTGSGFITLAATLASLDNIPVAGMVLLLGVDRFMSEARAITNTIGNAVGTMAIAKWVGALDKSRMEQVLNGSELPEQSPAQESSAPCHAVKPVTTATGA from the coding sequence ATGGCCAAGCGATTCCTAGGAAAGCTCTATGTCCAGGTCCTGATCGGCGTGACCATCGGCATCTTGCTCGGTGCGTTATGGCCGCAGTTCGGTGCCGATCTGAAGCCTGTTGGCGATGCCTTCATCAAGCTGATCAAGATGGTCTTCGCACCGATCATCTTCGCCACGGTGGTGCTCGGCATCGCCAAGATGGAGAACATGAAGGAGCTCGGCCGGGTCGGCATGCGCTCGCTGATCTATTTCGAGATCCTCTCGACCTTCGCCCTGGTACTGGGCCTGGTGGTGGTCAACTTCGCGCAGCCCGGCCAGGGCATGAACGTCGATCCGGCCACCCTCGACATCAAGAGCATCTCCACCTACACGGCCACCGCGGCGAGCGGCTCCGGCAGCTTCACTGACTTCCTGTTGCACATCATTCCTGCCAGCGTCACCGACGCTTTCGCCAGGAACGAGATCCTGCAGATCCTGCTGTTCTCGACCCTGTTCGGCATCGCCCTGGCCCACCTGGGGCCGCGCGGCAAGCCCGTGGTGGACGTGCTGGAGGCCTTCTCCCACGGCATGTTCTACATCGTCGGCATGGTCATGCGCGTCGCGCCGCTGGCCGCCTGCGGCGCGATGGCCTTCACCGTCGGCAAGTACGGGCTGGGCTCGATCGTTTCGCTCGGCAAGCTGATGGCGACCATGTACCTGACCTGCTTCCTGTTCGTGGTCATCGTGCTCGGCTTCATCGCCCGCCTGTCCGGCTTCAGCCTGTGGAAGTTCCTCAAGTACCTCAAGGAAGAGCTGTTCACCGTGCTGGGCACCAGTTCCTCGGAATCGGTGGTGCCGCAACTGATGGGCAAGCTGGAGAACGTCGGCGTCTCCAAGCCGGTGGTGGGCCTGGTGATCCCCTCTGGGCTGACCTTCAACCCTGACGGTCAGTGCATCTACTACACCATGGCGGCCATCTTCATCGCCCAGGCCACCAACACACCGCTGACCCTGACCGACCAGCTGATCGTGCTCGGCGTGCTGCTGCTCACCTCGAAAGGCTCGGCGGGCGTCACGGGCTCCGGCTTCATCACCCTGGCCGCCACCCTGGCCTCGCTGGACAACATCCCGGTCGCCGGCATGGTGCTGCTGCTCGGCGTCGACCGCTTCATGTCCGAGGCACGCGCCATCACCAACACCATTGGCAACGCGGTCGGGACCATGGCCATCGCCAAGTGGGTAGGCGCCCTCGACAAATCCCGAATGGAGCAGGTCCTGAACGGCAGCGAACTGCCGGAGCAGAGCCCGGCGCAGGAATCATCGGCGCCATGCCACGCCGTTAAACCGGTCACGACAGCCACCGGTGCCTGA
- a CDS encoding LysR family transcriptional regulator translates to MNQVSELAFFTQLVRLGSLAATARELNLTPPAVSKRLAQLEQRLGVRLLNRTTRSISLTAEGELYLINAQRILGEIEEMESQVSSSRAEPKGLLRVNAPLGFGRTHVGPAISSFVRRHPEVEVQLHLTDRPINLPDDAIDVAIRFGELPDSRLIARKIAVNRRRLCAAPVYLEAFGRPETPKDLMQHNCIVLRQNDAAFGIWRLSRGKQTESIKVRGSLSTNDGEVALNWALDGHGILMRAEWNLASHLRTGRLVEVLGDYETPPADIYAVYLERLNLSAKVSFFVEHLRDFFRRNADGPGDSLAAWQ, encoded by the coding sequence ATGAATCAGGTATCGGAGCTGGCCTTCTTCACCCAACTGGTCAGGCTGGGCAGCCTCGCGGCCACCGCGCGGGAGCTCAACCTTACGCCCCCGGCGGTTTCGAAGCGGCTGGCGCAACTCGAACAGCGGCTTGGCGTGCGCCTGCTCAATCGCACCACGCGCAGCATCAGCCTCACCGCCGAGGGCGAGCTCTACCTGATCAATGCGCAACGCATCCTCGGCGAGATCGAGGAAATGGAGAGCCAGGTGTCGAGCAGCCGGGCCGAGCCTAAGGGGCTGCTGCGGGTCAATGCGCCGCTGGGCTTCGGCCGCACCCATGTCGGCCCGGCGATTTCTTCCTTCGTCCGACGCCATCCGGAGGTCGAGGTGCAACTGCACCTGACCGACCGGCCGATCAACCTGCCGGACGATGCCATCGACGTCGCCATCCGCTTCGGTGAGCTGCCCGACTCCCGGTTGATCGCCCGCAAGATCGCCGTGAACCGTCGCAGGTTGTGCGCGGCGCCGGTCTACCTGGAGGCCTTCGGCCGCCCCGAAACGCCCAAGGACCTGATGCAACACAACTGCATCGTGCTGCGCCAGAACGACGCGGCCTTCGGCATCTGGCGGTTGAGCCGTGGCAAGCAGACCGAGTCGATAAAGGTTCGCGGCAGCCTCAGCACCAACGACGGCGAGGTGGCACTGAACTGGGCACTGGACGGCCACGGTATCCTGATGCGCGCCGAATGGAACCTCGCCAGCCACCTGCGAACCGGCCGGCTGGTGGAGGTGCTGGGAGACTACGAAACACCGCCTGCCGACATCTACGCGGTCTATCTCGAGCGACTCAACCTGTCCGCCAAGGTGTCCTTCTTCGTCGAACACCTGCGCGACTTCTTCCGGCGCAATGCCGACGGACCGGGCGACAGTCTGGCGGCGTGGCAGTGA
- a CDS encoding helix-turn-helix domain-containing protein translates to MTPQPGGKAQPGTDWSSESVDLTTQSNSFSDRVDYWREMILRLFADVEIGAIPNPEFFGKVRSQKCEFLRVSDVGAAAQAVNRRHLQPRCREEDKYFAVLMLEGTECLEQDGNRAVIRPGDFSIYDATRPHYLTFENDWRQIIVSVPRTCLNQLVVDMECRTATRISTDSPVGRVMRSFLESISSQIGQFTPAEMARLSESITHLIALTLGHLQPMDPEHSRSQALTLMRVKVYINDNLGNPALSAQQVSLATGLSARYINKLFEQEGVSLMRYVLRRRLERCGRDLLNPANAATRVSDIAFRWGFNDLSHFSRVFRELYGLAPREWRESQLLK, encoded by the coding sequence GTGACTCCGCAACCCGGCGGCAAGGCGCAGCCGGGAACCGACTGGTCGAGCGAAAGCGTCGACCTCACGACTCAAAGCAACTCGTTCAGCGACCGGGTGGACTACTGGCGGGAGATGATCCTGCGGTTGTTTGCCGACGTGGAAATCGGCGCGATCCCGAACCCGGAGTTCTTCGGCAAAGTCCGCTCGCAGAAGTGCGAGTTCCTGCGCGTCAGCGATGTCGGCGCTGCGGCGCAAGCCGTCAATCGTCGGCATTTGCAGCCCAGGTGTCGGGAGGAAGACAAATATTTTGCGGTGCTGATGCTGGAAGGCACGGAATGTCTGGAGCAGGATGGCAACCGGGCCGTGATCAGACCCGGCGATTTCTCGATCTACGACGCAACACGGCCTCATTACTTGACGTTCGAAAATGACTGGCGGCAGATCATCGTCAGTGTGCCGCGAACTTGCCTCAACCAGCTGGTGGTGGATATGGAGTGTCGCACTGCGACGCGGATATCGACTGACAGCCCGGTGGGGAGAGTCATGCGCTCATTCCTGGAGAGCATTTCCTCGCAAATCGGCCAGTTCACGCCCGCGGAAATGGCCCGGTTATCCGAGTCGATCACCCATCTCATCGCGCTGACCCTCGGCCATCTGCAGCCTATGGATCCTGAGCACTCGCGCTCACAGGCGCTGACCCTCATGCGGGTCAAGGTTTACATCAACGACAATCTGGGCAACCCCGCACTCAGCGCGCAGCAGGTATCCCTGGCAACCGGACTCTCCGCTCGCTACATCAACAAATTGTTCGAGCAGGAAGGTGTTTCCCTCATGCGCTACGTGCTGCGTCGGCGGCTGGAGCGCTGCGGCAGGGATCTTCTCAATCCGGCCAATGCCGCGACTCGAGTTTCGGACATCGCCTTCCGCTGGGGCTTCAACGACCTTTCCCACTTCAGTCGTGTCTTCCGGGAGCTCTATGGTTTGGCACCCAGGGAATGGCGAGAGTCGCAGTTGCTGAAGTGA
- a CDS encoding transporter, with protein sequence MKTIRQLLPELKKSVVAGLTLIGVSFSTLAAEVAPGDYEQYPAGATIGVVYYQHATTDSLRVHGREASSDFNLTSDIGILRLLHVYQLSDTVTIDPQFLLPFGQVSSGGDASPLGDASGTGDLILTAPIKFLLNSARDTFSLNAYLYVPTGSYDNDDPMNLGENRWKVDFQTAYIKHFGDKWAVDLVGDAIWYGDNDDYGPGSATLKQKTSYAAQLMGRYMPDPATSLGVGFGQTWGGEAEVDGVDLDNAMRTTNFRLTATRFFTPTDQLQLQLGRDLSVENGPREDFRMNLRYAHVF encoded by the coding sequence ATGAAAACAATAAGACAGTTGCTTCCCGAACTTAAGAAATCCGTAGTGGCAGGCCTGACGCTGATCGGCGTTTCCTTCTCCACCCTCGCCGCGGAAGTGGCGCCGGGTGACTACGAGCAATACCCCGCTGGCGCCACTATCGGTGTGGTCTATTACCAGCATGCGACCACCGACTCCCTGCGCGTCCATGGGCGTGAGGCCAGCTCCGATTTCAACCTGACTTCCGACATCGGCATCCTCCGCCTGCTGCACGTCTACCAACTGAGCGACACAGTCACCATCGACCCGCAGTTCCTCTTGCCCTTCGGCCAGGTGTCCAGTGGCGGCGACGCTTCGCCGCTCGGCGATGCCAGCGGTACCGGCGACCTGATCCTGACGGCGCCGATCAAGTTCCTGCTCAACAGCGCCCGCGACACCTTCAGCCTCAACGCCTACCTGTACGTCCCCACCGGCAGCTATGACAACGACGATCCGATGAACCTCGGCGAGAACCGCTGGAAGGTCGATTTCCAGACGGCCTACATCAAGCACTTCGGCGACAAGTGGGCCGTGGATCTGGTTGGCGACGCGATCTGGTATGGCGACAACGACGACTATGGTCCCGGCTCGGCCACCCTCAAGCAGAAGACGTCCTATGCCGCGCAGCTGATGGGGCGCTACATGCCGGACCCGGCAACTTCGCTGGGCGTCGGCTTCGGGCAGACCTGGGGCGGCGAAGCCGAGGTCGATGGCGTCGACCTGGACAACGCCATGCGCACCACCAACTTCCGCCTCACCGCCACCCGCTTCTTCACCCCCACGGACCAGTTGCAACTCCAGCTGGGCCGGGATCTGTCCGTCGAAAACGGCCCGCGCGAAGACTTCCGCATGAATCTTCGTTACGCGCACGTGTTCTGA
- a CDS encoding phenylacetaldoxime dehydratase family protein, with translation MESAIDKHLMCPRTRNRRIDDGYTPPFPAWVGRADASVTQFVMGYFGVQSKGESQLGAACAALRQIVASFALGDGPQHHDLSHYVDAAGYDNMIAIAYWNDPAALARWEANAQVADWWNSDARGSDGLGYFREILTPGVERFETLYAMPEGLEGVGIVMGTRSDEIQEHGYWGGMRDRIPLSQTDAMAPAGALVADEKPSRVVIKGHENLTVIRSGQDWSETVGKERELYLGEMEPVLREGMNFLRDEGLPVGCYSNRYMQHIDAIGQPQEKSFSVSHWRSLAHLERWSESHPTHIEIFGTFMRMVQTLQAELKWKGYHEVSVLRAEDQRYEYINCHAGTGLMRGA, from the coding sequence ATGGAATCAGCAATCGACAAGCACCTGATGTGCCCACGTACCCGCAATCGTCGCATCGATGACGGCTACACCCCGCCCTTCCCCGCCTGGGTGGGACGCGCCGACGCGTCAGTCACCCAGTTCGTGATGGGCTACTTCGGCGTCCAGTCCAAGGGCGAGAGCCAATTGGGCGCGGCGTGCGCCGCCCTGCGGCAGATCGTGGCCAGCTTTGCCCTGGGTGACGGCCCCCAGCACCACGACCTTTCCCACTACGTGGATGCCGCCGGCTACGACAACATGATCGCCATCGCCTACTGGAACGATCCCGCTGCCCTCGCCCGCTGGGAAGCCAACGCGCAGGTCGCCGACTGGTGGAACTCCGACGCACGCGGCAGCGATGGCCTGGGCTACTTCCGCGAGATCCTGACGCCGGGCGTCGAGCGCTTCGAAACGCTCTATGCCATGCCAGAGGGTCTGGAGGGCGTGGGCATTGTCATGGGGACCCGCAGCGACGAGATTCAGGAGCATGGCTACTGGGGCGGCATGCGCGACCGGATTCCGCTGTCCCAGACCGATGCCATGGCGCCGGCCGGGGCGCTGGTAGCCGATGAGAAGCCGTCCCGCGTGGTGATCAAGGGCCATGAAAACCTGACGGTCATCCGCTCGGGTCAGGACTGGAGCGAAACGGTCGGTAAGGAGCGCGAGCTGTACCTCGGCGAAATGGAGCCGGTATTGCGCGAGGGCATGAACTTCCTGCGCGATGAAGGGCTGCCGGTCGGCTGCTACAGCAATCGCTACATGCAGCACATCGACGCCATCGGGCAACCGCAGGAGAAGAGCTTCTCGGTCAGCCACTGGCGCTCCCTGGCGCACCTCGAGCGCTGGTCCGAATCCCATCCCACCCACATCGAGATCTTCGGGACCTTCATGCGCATGGTGCAAACGCTCCAGGCCGAACTCAAGTGGAAGGGTTACCACGAAGTGAGCGTGTTGCGCGCCGAAGACCAGCGCTACGAATACATCAACTGCCACGCCGGTACCGGACTGATGCGCGGCGCCTGA
- the nthA gene encoding nitrile hydratase subunit alpha translates to MSNAPSKAAASAGARAVALKNALVERELIPEGYIEKFTEIMENDFDPANGARVVARAWVDPAYRELLLRDGTAACDQFGYTGVQGEYIVALENTPTLQNVIVCTLCSCTAWPVLGLPPDWYKSFEYRARVVRESRTVLREMGLDLPQEVEIRVWDTTAETRYMVLPFRPAGTEGWTEEELAALVTKDVLIGIARPEVPANGRRADRD, encoded by the coding sequence ATGAGTAACGCCCCGAGCAAGGCAGCGGCGTCGGCAGGCGCCCGCGCCGTCGCCCTGAAAAACGCTCTCGTAGAGCGGGAGCTGATACCCGAAGGCTATATTGAGAAGTTCACCGAGATCATGGAGAACGACTTCGACCCGGCCAACGGCGCGCGAGTCGTGGCAAGGGCCTGGGTCGACCCCGCCTACCGTGAACTGCTGCTGCGCGACGGTACCGCCGCCTGCGACCAGTTCGGCTACACCGGCGTGCAGGGCGAATACATCGTCGCGCTGGAGAACACACCGACGCTGCAGAACGTCATCGTCTGCACCCTCTGCTCCTGCACCGCCTGGCCCGTACTCGGCCTGCCGCCGGATTGGTACAAGAGCTTCGAGTACCGCGCCCGGGTAGTGCGGGAGTCGCGCACGGTCCTCCGCGAAATGGGCCTCGACCTCCCGCAGGAAGTCGAGATCCGGGTCTGGGACACCACCGCCGAAACCCGCTACATGGTCCTGCCCTTCCGACCGGCAGGCACGGAAGGCTGGACGGAGGAAGAGCTGGCAGCGCTCGTCACCAAGGACGTGCTGATCGGCATCGCCCGCCCTGAAGTTCCGGCAAACGGCAGGCGAGCTGACCGGGATTGA
- the nthB gene encoding nitrile hydratase subunit beta, with amino-acid sequence MDGIHDLGGVQGFSRVQHTANSLSYKPVFHEDWENLGYSLLFLGAAELGLFNVDELRHAIERMEPRQYLASSYYDRIIVGVASLFVEKGALQQQRLEELAGGAYPLALPLGAGRDARPPARPFQVGDQVLVRDEFVSGHIRMPGYVRGKRGVVVHRTTHEWPFPDAVGHGRSSPSEPTYHVQFTTQELWGDEADAGTVVVDLFGGYLLLA; translated from the coding sequence ATGGATGGCATACATGACCTCGGCGGCGTCCAGGGCTTCAGCCGGGTACAGCACACCGCCAACTCACTGAGCTACAAGCCGGTATTCCACGAAGACTGGGAAAACCTCGGCTACAGCCTGCTCTTCCTCGGCGCGGCGGAACTCGGCCTGTTCAATGTCGACGAACTCCGCCATGCAATCGAGCGCATGGAACCCCGCCAGTACCTGGCGTCGAGCTACTACGACAGGATCATCGTTGGCGTGGCGTCCCTGTTCGTCGAGAAGGGTGCGCTCCAGCAGCAACGCCTGGAGGAGCTGGCCGGGGGCGCATACCCACTGGCCCTGCCCTTGGGTGCCGGGCGTGACGCCAGGCCTCCCGCCAGGCCGTTCCAGGTGGGCGACCAGGTGCTGGTGCGTGACGAGTTCGTCTCCGGACATATCCGCATGCCCGGCTATGTCCGTGGAAAACGCGGTGTGGTGGTACACCGCACTACCCATGAATGGCCGTTCCCCGACGCGGTCGGCCATGGCCGTTCGAGTCCGTCTGAGCCCACCTATCACGTCCAGTTCACGACTCAGGAACTCTGGGGCGATGAAGCGGATGCGGGAACGGTGGTGGTCGACCTGTTCGGCGGCTATCTGCTCCTGGCCTGA